AAAAGCCACCAAAATATTCTTCGCGACAAAAGAATCGTTGCCTTTTGTGTGGGAGACCGCATGCATATTATCGTAAATTTGGTTTGTGTAGGATTTGTTTGAGAAAAATGGCTTATGAAGGTGTAATACCTGGTCTTAGGAAAGCGAGCTGGTAAAGGAGGTTTATATGCATACTGATCCAATATCCGATATGTTAATAAGGTTAAAAAATGCTAATAATGCAAAACAAGATGTTTTTACGCTTCCTGCTTCTAAGGAAAAAGAGTCAATATTGCAAATCCTAAAGCAGGAAAACTTTATTGAAGATTTCGAAAGAATTAAATCTAATCCACAAGATATTTTAAAAGTAAAACTTAAATATATCAACGGAAAAAGAGTTATCAGAGATGTAAAAAAAGTTAGCAAACCAGGACTTAGAATTTATGTAGGAAAAAACGATATTCCAAGAGTTTTAGGTGGCTTTGGATTAGCAATTCTCTCGACCCCTAAAGGCATAATGAGCGATCGTAGGGCCAGAAAAGAAGGAATTGGTGGAGAATTGCTGTGTATGGTCTGGTAAAAAATTGAATAATTTATGAGTTTAAAAGTTTTAGTTTCATTTATTTATAAGGTAGGTGATTAATTTTGTCTCGAATAGGGAAAAAACCTATAGCGATCCCAAAAGGAGTGAATGTTGAATTAGACACAAATTTAATAAAGATAAAGGGACCCTTAGGAGAACTAAGCCAGAATTTACCACCAGAAATAGATGTAAAGATCGTTGATAACAAGATTGAGGTAGAAAGGAAAAGCGATTCTAAAAGAGCAAGGGCATTTCATGGGCTTTTTAGAACTCTAATTGCAAATATGGTTACAGGCGTTTCTGAGGGATTTAAGAAGGGCTTAGAATTAGTAGGAACTGGTTATAGAGCACAATTACAGGGTAACAAGCTCGTAATGCAGTTGAGACACTCTCATCCGGTGGAGTTTGTCCCTCCTCAAGAGATTAAATTTGAGCTTGAAGGAAACAATAAGATCTGGGTGAAGGGCATTAGTAAGGAGCTTGTAGGTCAAATTGCTGCAAACGTACGTAAATCACTTCCTCCTGATTCTTATAAAGGCAAGGGTATCCGTTATATAGGTGAAGTCTTGCATCTCAAACCTGGAAAAGCTGGAACTAAGAAGTAGAGGAGGCTAATTGTGATAAAAGAGAAAACAAGATTAGAAGGCAGAAAAATAAGACAAAAGAGAACTAGAAAAAAGGTTTTCGGTACTAAGGATAGACCTAGATTGTCTATTTTTAGGAGTTTAAATCATATTTATGCACAGATTATTGATGATACAGAGGGTAAAACTCTTGCACATGCATCTTCATTGGACCCTGAGATCAGAAATTCTTTATCTGGCAGCAAGAAAGATAAATCAAAAGCGGTTGGTGCTCTTATTGCCAAAAGAGCTTTAGAGAAAGGAATAGATAAAGTAGTTTTTGATAGAGCAGGGTATAAATATCATGGCCGCGTTGCAATGCTTGCTGAAGCTGCAAGAGAAGCAGGATTAAAGTTCTAATGAGGAGGAAAATATGCTAAATAAATCTCAACACCCTTTGGAAGATGTTACTCTTCAAGAGCGTGTTATTGAAGTGAGAAGGGTAGCCAGAGTAGTTGCTGGTGGTAAAAGATTAAGATTTAGAGTAATTGTAATAGTAGGCAATGGTGAAGGAAAAGTTGGGGTTGGAGTCGGAAAGGCTCAAGAAGTACCTTCAGCAGTTAGAAAGGCTGTAGAAAAAGCAAAGAAAAACCTTATAGATGTCCCTATGAGAGGGGATACTATACCTGTTTTTGTTCAGTCTAAATTTGGTTCTTCCAGTGTAATATTAAGACCTGCTGTTCCTGGAACTGGAATTATTGCTGGTACAACTGTTCGTGCAATACTTGAATTAGCCGGGTATAAAGATGTTTTGACAAAGGTAATTGGCTCTACTAATGCTCTTAATACTGTCTTGGCTACTATAAAAGGTTTACAAGAAATCAATAACTCTATTCTCCTTTCAAAGATGAGGAAGGGAGTGATTAGTAATGATTAGTCTCTCAAACCTTAAACCGAGTGCTGGCGCTATAAAGGAGCCTAAAAGGCTAGGAAGAGGCAGGAGTTCTGGGCATGGTAGGACATGTGGAAGAGGGCAAGCCGGTCAAAATTCACGTTCTGGTGGCGGAGTAAGGCCTGGTTTTGAAGGTGGTCAAATTCCTATTTATAGAAGACTTCCAAAGTGGAAAGGGTTTAAGAACGTATTATTCAAGAAAATTTACGACGTTGTAAACGTTTCAAGGCTTGCTAAGTTAGAACCAGGTACAATTGTAACTCCAGAATTTTTAGAAGATAAAGGCTGGGTAAAAAAAGGTGCTTTGATAAAAATTTTAGGCAATGGCGAAATTTCTATTCCATTGACTGTGAAGGCTCATAAATTTAGTTCCTCTGCTAAAGAAAAAATTGAAAAATGTGGTGGAACCGTAGAGGTGTTATCGTGATAGACAGTTTAATGGGAGCAATGAACTTTGGGGATTTGCGAAACAAGGTAATTTTCACAATACTTATGATCGTTTTGTTTAGATTTGGTACCCATATTCCTGTTCCCGGAGTTAATCACGAAATGATTTCGAGAATTATTGAACAAACAGGTATATTGGGATTTCTTGATCTGTTTGCTGGTGGTGCACTTGCAAAGTTTTCAATCTTTGCTATGGGCATCACTCCATATATTAACGCTTCAATTATCATTCAGTTGTTGACTCCTATTGTACCGAGAATGCAAGCTATGCAGAAAGAGAGTGAATCTGGCAGAAAGGCCTTAGCTCAATATACAAGATATTTGACTGTTGTACTTGCTGCTCTTCAAGGTGTAGCTATGAGCTTCGTTCTCTCTTCTGCAATTCCTGTATTTACCTTTTTCAACATT
Above is a genomic segment from Thermodesulfobium narugense DSM 14796 containing:
- the rplR gene encoding 50S ribosomal protein L18, which translates into the protein MIKEKTRLEGRKIRQKRTRKKVFGTKDRPRLSIFRSLNHIYAQIIDDTEGKTLAHASSLDPEIRNSLSGSKKDKSKAVGALIAKRALEKGIDKVVFDRAGYKYHGRVAMLAEAAREAGLKF
- a CDS encoding type Z 30S ribosomal protein S14, with translation MARKGLLETWKKPPKYSSRQKNRCLLCGRPHAYYRKFGLCRICLRKMAYEGVIPGLRKASW
- the rplF gene encoding 50S ribosomal protein L6 produces the protein MSRIGKKPIAIPKGVNVELDTNLIKIKGPLGELSQNLPPEIDVKIVDNKIEVERKSDSKRARAFHGLFRTLIANMVTGVSEGFKKGLELVGTGYRAQLQGNKLVMQLRHSHPVEFVPPQEIKFELEGNNKIWVKGISKELVGQIAANVRKSLPPDSYKGKGIRYIGEVLHLKPGKAGTKK
- the rpsH gene encoding 30S ribosomal protein S8 yields the protein MHTDPISDMLIRLKNANNAKQDVFTLPASKEKESILQILKQENFIEDFERIKSNPQDILKVKLKYINGKRVIRDVKKVSKPGLRIYVGKNDIPRVLGGFGLAILSTPKGIMSDRRARKEGIGGELLCMVW
- the rpsE gene encoding 30S ribosomal protein S5 — translated: MLNKSQHPLEDVTLQERVIEVRRVARVVAGGKRLRFRVIVIVGNGEGKVGVGVGKAQEVPSAVRKAVEKAKKNLIDVPMRGDTIPVFVQSKFGSSSVILRPAVPGTGIIAGTTVRAILELAGYKDVLTKVIGSTNALNTVLATIKGLQEINNSILLSKMRKGVISND
- the rplO gene encoding 50S ribosomal protein L15 yields the protein MSLSNLKPSAGAIKEPKRLGRGRSSGHGRTCGRGQAGQNSRSGGGVRPGFEGGQIPIYRRLPKWKGFKNVLFKKIYDVVNVSRLAKLEPGTIVTPEFLEDKGWVKKGALIKILGNGEISIPLTVKAHKFSSSAKEKIEKCGGTVEVLS